The following nucleotide sequence is from Catenulispora sp. GP43.
CGCTTCCCCACCGTGGACGCCGCGCCGGCACCGGCCCGGCGTCCGCGGCCCCACCCGTCCCACCCCTCCCCGACCCTCCCGGGAGCTCGCGCCATGCGGCTGCGCAAGAAGACCAGAGAGCGGCTGTTCATCGCCTCGTTCCTCGCGGGGCCGCTCGCGGTCTATTTGATCTTCGTCATCTGGCCCTACGTGGAGACCTTCGGCTACTCCCTCACCGAGTGGAGCGGCGTCGCGCCGCCTAGCAAGGTGGTGGGGCTGAAGAACTACGTGGACCTGTTCCACGACTCGATCTTCCTCAAGGCCCTCACCCACAACATGATCATCCTGATCGTGTTCCCCACCGTCACCATCATCCTGGCGATGTTCTTCGCCTTCATGCTGAACGTGGGCGGACGCAAGGGCGGGATCGGCGGCGTGCGGGGGATCCGGGGCTCGGCCTTCTTCCGGATCGTCTTCTTCTTCCCGCAGGTCCTCTCGGTCGCGATCATCGTGATCCTGTTCCAGGCCGCCTACGAGTCCAACAGCGTCGGCCTGTTCAACGCCGTGGTCATCAAGCTCGGGCTGACCGACGCGAACCACCCCTGGGAGTTCCTGAACTCCCCC
It contains:
- a CDS encoding carbohydrate ABC transporter permease, with translation MRLRKKTRERLFIASFLAGPLAVYLIFVIWPYVETFGYSLTEWSGVAPPSKVVGLKNYVDLFHDSIFLKALTHNMIILIVFPTVTIILAMFFAFMLNVGGRKGGIGGVRGIRGSAFFRIVFFFPQVLSVAIIVILFQAAYESNSVGLFNAVVIKLGLTDANHPWEFLNSPTFVLWCIMFILVWQWVGFYLVLFSAAMQQIPRDYYEAALLDGAGRTQTYFKVTMPLLWDSVQTAWVYLAVAAMDAFALVATLTPGSSFGGGPDEHGEVLATYLMRNFQVLGKAGYACAMGVVIFFITLILSLVVMRATRRERLEY